From the genome of Cytophagales bacterium WSM2-2:
ATTTCGATTGGTTCGGTTTTCAATTAATTCTTTGATGGAGGCGCCATACGCCTCTTCCCCAAGACCGGCCACAGTCAGTAAGACGAGTTCTTCAAATTCGCCAAGATATCCTTTCATAAAGCGATGTTGACTCCGTACACGAAAATCAATGCTGATATGTTTCTATTTTTAAGAAAAAATAGTCTAAAACATAAAATTTGATTCGAAACCTAGATTTTTAATTACGGCTGTTGCTCAATTACTTTCTTTAGAGATTCCAGCTGGCTGCTGGCAGAACCTGACATGTATGACTTGGAAAGCAGGAGTATGGACTTCCAAGCCACATTATTACCTGTGATTTTGTAGTAACAATTAATTGTAGTGGAAGTGGAGTCGCCTTCAAATGAAAATGTGGATTCTGATTTGAGAACGTCATTGTTGAGTTCGTAAGAAACTTTTGAAGGAGCTGCCAATTCTGTAATCCGTTCATTCATCACCATCTGTTCGCTGCCATCATTAATTACGATTTCATATTGAGAGCCCAGGGTGAGAGAATCTCCTTTTTTCAGTGTAAGTGACTCGAATCCCGGCATCCATTGATTCATCAGTTTGGTATTATGAAAAGTACGCCAGCATTTTTCCGGACTAGCGCTCACTTTGATCGAAGTTTGATAATCGTAAGAAGGGAAAAATAGGCCAATTCCAAGGAATATAACCACGGCTGCAGTCAGGATGGCGAGGATGATTTTTAACACTTTCATGACTAAGGATTTGCCCAAATTTGAGACAAGATCACTTAAAAAGAAAATTGGCCCAAAAGGCGTTTTTTCACTATAAGATTTCAATTCCGTAAGGATAGCTTAATATATTTTTTGTTCCGCCAGCAAACGCAATACATCAAACGGTTATATTGCATCTTTTGTACCCTTGCCTATGGAGAGAAAACAGACTGCTAAGCAGGTCGACCGCCATGCCAGCCCCCCGGCAAGCCTGACCAGGCAAAAACTGCATGAAGATATCAGTGAGAATGAGCAACGCTATCGCGACCTGGTAGAGCATTTGCCTTTGGGCATTGCGGTCTTGAGCGAAGGGAAAGTGGCATTTATCAATGTCTCCGGTGCGCGTATGATGGGGGCCGAAAAACCGGAAGATATGATCGGCCTGGACTACAAAGGATTCGTTTACCCGGAGTTTCATGAGATCGCGTCCAAGCGAATCTCGGAGGTACATAAGGGCGAGCCTGCCCCAGCCATGGAGCAGAAATACGTAAGGCTTGACGGGAAGGTCATTGATGTGGAAGTTTCCTCTTATCCGTTTATCTATCACCACAAGCCTGCGGTGCAAATCATAGTGAAAGACATTACGGAACAAAAGGAAAGTCGTCAGGCGATAAAAAAAACAGAAACGCTTTTCACCCAGCTGTTCCAGGTATCGCCTATGGCAATTGTCATGCTGGATAGCGAGGGAAATGTGGCACAAGCCAATCCTGGATTCGAAAAAATGTTTGGCTACTCTATTGACGAGCTTAAAGGAAAAGGTCTCAACCAGAGCATTGTTCCCGATGTTTTAGCTTCTGAAGGGAATGACCTGAACTCGCTTATATCAACGCAGCAAGTAGTTCGTATTGAAACCAAGCGTAAGCGCAAAGATGGCGCACTCATTTCGGTGATCATTTATGGGTTGCCTGTACACTACGAAGACAAAACGATAGGCATATTTGGTGTGTACGTAGACATTACTGAACAGAAAAAAGTGGAAGAGGAGTTGAAAGTTCGTAATACCGAGCTTGACAACTTCGTATATAAAGTTTCGCATGACTTGCGGGCACCGTTATCTTCTGTGCTTGGCCTCGTGAACCTCGCCAAACTTCCGGGCAATAGTGATAACCCGGCAGAATACCTGGATGTAATCGGTCAGAAAGTAGGTCAGCTGGATCATTTTATCACGGACGTTCTCAGTCATTCTAAAAACCTGAAACTGGAAATCAAAATTGAGATGATCAATTTCAGGAGTTTGATTGATCAGACATTTACGGACCTTGGATATCTCAAAGGAGCGGAGGAAATCATCCGGAGTGTGACAGTGGAGGGCGTGCCTTTCTTCAGTGACCGTTGGCGCATCGCAGAAATTTTCAGAAACCTGATCTCTAATGCGATTAAATACCGGAATTTCCGCAGGACGGATTCAGAAATCAATGTCCGCATCAGCATCACGGAAGATGAAGCTATTATCACTTTTGGGGATAATGGTATTGGAATAGAACCTGCCAACCTGGATAAGATATTCAACATGTTTTACCGTGCCAGTGTGCAATCCGATGGTTCGGGACTAGGCTTATATATCGTGAAGAACGCCATCGAAAAACTGAACGGACAAATTCAGGTGACGAGCAAGTATACAGAAGGCACCACGTTTATCATTAACCTGCCCAATCGGGCACTGGCAACAGCAGAATAACCTTTTATTTTTTTATGAAGCTTACAGAAGTCATCACTCCCGATGATCGCAAAGAGTTTTTGCAATTGCCTTTGCGGCTGTACCGAAATTATCCAAAGTGGATCAGGCCGCTTGACAAGGATGTAGAGTCGGCCTTTGATTCCGAAAAAAATAAATCCTTCCGGCATGGTGAATGCATTCGCTGGATTTTAAAAAATGATGACGGAACTACTATTGGACGTGTAGCTGCTTTTGTCGACAATAAAATTGTAAACAAAGGAAATGACCAGCCAACCGGTGGAATGGGTTTCTTCGAATGTATAGAAGACAAGGCGGCTGCGTTCTTGCTTTTTGATCAATGTAAGCAATGGCTGCAGAGCAAGGGAATGGAAGCCATGGACGGTCCTGTCAATTTTGGCAGTCGTGAGCGATGGTGGGGGCTCCTCGTTGAAGGATACGATAAAGAGCCTAACTATCAGTGCAACTATAATCCACCCTTCTACAAAGATTTCTTTGAGGCTTACGGATTCCAGGTTTATTTTTATCAACTGACCTTTGGAAGAAGAGTTGTCGGCCCGCTGGACGAGCGTCTTTATGCTAAAGCAAAATTGATTGCCCAGGATAATTCTTATAGTTTTCGATTCCTGCCCAAAAAAGAGTGGAGTAAGCTTGCAGATATGATTCGTGAGGTATACAATAAAGCATGGGCTAACCGCGGTGAACTTCCAGAACTTTCTGAACAGCAAGCCAAAGTGATTGTGAAACAAATGAAACCAATCATGGACGAAAAATTGATCTGGTTCGGGTATTACAATAACGAACCCATTGCGTTCTTCTTATCATTGCCGGAAGTGAACCAGATATTCAAACACCTGGATGGCAAACTGAATTTGATCGGCAAACTGAAGTTTGTATGGCATCAATTTCGCAAGACTAATCGTAAGGCTTTCGGAGTTTTGTTTGGCGTAGTGCCGGCACACCAGGGCAAAGGTGTAGACGGTGCAATTATTGAATCCTTCCGCCATGTTCACCAATACAAGTATCACCGTTACGATGAGTACGAAATGAACTGGATAGGAGATTTTAACACCAAAATGATTCGCGTGGTGGAGCAGATCAATACGGTTGTCACAAAAAGGCACGCCACTTACCGTAAGTTGTTTGATGAGACTAAACCCTTCAAACGCTTTCCCATAAAATAGAGAGTAGTCTGAAATATTTTAATATCTTAGTCGGGTAAACATTTTTGGGTTGGCATGGAAAGTAAAACCTTATCTTGGTTAAAAGTGACCACTGGCTTCCAGTTTCTCACAGCAGCCGTTCACTCCGTCAGTCTCATCACCTCACCTCAAGGGAAAAATGAGATGGAGAAGCAATTGATTGATATGATGACAAACTACCGGATGGACATGGGAGCGGGTATCCACCGAAGCATGGATGAACTTGTTACAGCGCTTAGTTCGTGCTTCTCTCTTCTTTACCTTCTTGGAGCGTTAATCAATTTGTATTTGATACGCGTAAAAGCCCCGGCCGATCTGACCAAAGGACTCTTGGGGATTGAAACCCTTGTTTTCGGAATCACTTTTGTAATCGTGGCCTTCCTGACTTTTTTACCCCCAATTATCTTAACAGGTCTTGTGTTTGCATTGCTGGCGATCTGTTATTTCAGGCTGGGTAAGGCTTCCAGATTATAAAATCAGATTATCATTTTCATCCATTTTCCAAAGCGGATTGTGCGCTACTTCAAACAAGTGCCCGTCTAAATCCTTGAAATATCCGCTGTAGCCGCCCCAGTAAACTTTTTGAGCTGACTTGATGATGGTGGCACCGTTCTTCTTCGCTTCCGCCAATACTTCATCAACTTCTTTCTCAGACTTCGCATTGAACGACAATGTTATCCCTGAAAAACCTGTAGGCGTATTCTTGACAGTTGCATCATCAGCTAAATCTTGCCGTGGATGTAACGACAGCGTTATTCCACCTAGTGGAAAGAGTGCTAGCTCATCCATGCTGGCGGCTGACTTTTTCCACCCGAGCGATTCGAAGAAAGCAACTGACCTCTTGAAGTCGTTTACTCCCAACGTGATCAGATTTAATTTCTGTCGCATAATTCGTTAGTGTGCACTTAGTTTATTAATAAAGAAAACTCTTAACTCTGTATTTCCCGATTTGACGGCCTGGATGCCATACACCAGGAAGTGGTTTCCATACCAGTAGTCCACTTTACTGGTACGTGTGCTGTTCTTCACAATTTCTTCACCCTCCAATGCCTTCATCGGGTTTTGCATAGTACCTTCAATAACCTGCTCTCCTTTAATGATCTTCGTGCGAATCAGGTTTTCAAACATATAGACCAGGACTATATGGTCTTTGCCAGGAAGAATTTTTACGAACTGCTCTAATTGGAAACTCTTGATGCCATTGATTTCAAAACTATTATCCCAAATGAGCTTGGCGTCTTTGTCGAAACCTAAAGCAACTGCGTGTGTGTATTGAAAACCATCAAACACGAAGTTGTTTTGATACGGGGTACTTCCTATCCTGTTCGATATGCCGTATGTCCAGGGCGAGTACACGTTCCCGTAATTAGCTACTCCTAGCGGATTGGCCCGCGCATTAGTATAGGAAGCATAGAAAGCCTCTCCGAGCATGATGTACTGGTCCTGGTAAGGGATCAATTCATGCACCAGGAACCTGTAGTTAAATTTAACTTTCTTGCCCTTGATTCTCCTGCGTTCGATACGTTCTTTTACACGTTTCTCACGCTTGGCTTTCATGTAGTGGAAAAAGTTTCGTAGGTCAGCAAAGTTGTAGTAGTGTATCGCATATTCGCCGAATGGATTTACATCAGCAACAAAAATCCCTCGCGCATACTGCGTATTTCTTCCGTAAACCCCGGCGATAATCTGATTATCGTTAACCATTTTAGCGGCACGCCCAAAGATCAGATTTTTCCTTTCTTCAGGTTCTACAACCACAGTCTTAATCAAATCACCCTCATTGTTGAAGCTCCGGATCCAGATACATTTTCGCCGGGAGGAATTCTTGGCACTCACGACTACATCAACATTTCCTCCTGGATAAGTTTTCATCTGGGTAATTTCTCCCTGCTCATTGAGAAAGCCAGGCAGTAGCTTCGAAAGCCCCGTCTTTAAGGAATACCAAAGAACAATGGGCCTGAAGTTGAAATAACCCCCAATCAAAAAAGTCTCATTACCGGCTACAAATTCTGTAGCGTTGAATGAAACAACATTGTTCAGTGGCAGCGCAACATAGCTGCCGTCTTTGGGACTCAATGTATACAATAGAAACCCGAGCTGACCTTGAGGCGGCTTGAAAAAAAAGTAAATCTTCTGTTCAAGCATACTGACACTCGCCAACGAATTTCCCTTGGGGACTCCCATAAACCCTCTCCATTGAACTTGCAATGCAGTGTCAAGCTTCATGACTTCAACCTGGTCTTTAGTTGAACCAATCGGTCCCAGATAGAAGCGGTACAATAAAATTCCGGAGGAATCGAGAGGCAGTATCGAGAATGCTTCTCGGTCGCTCGCGACTTTAAGCTCAATTCGGTTGTTTTGCTCGATTTGCGCTTTTGCCCAACTGCTAACTAAGCATAAGGTGAAAAAAACTGCCTTATTCAGCTTTGATTTTATTGATGTAAAAAACATCGCGTGATTTTTTTTCTTGCTCGTTACGTACCGTATGATAGCCATACACATAGAAAAATCTACCGTACCACGCGCGAATACTACTGTCGTCACGTGTCTCGGAACGAATAACTTCAGTCTTATTTTTTAGTTCAGGCTTAACCTTCGCTTCTTTGATCGTGTCACTTTCGGTTATATATGCCTTAACAGTAATTTCCTTCTCATCCTTGGAAACCATCGTAATGATACCATGATGGCTCACATAGTCAGATACTTGCTCCTTCGATGCCACTTTAATATCCGGTAATTTCATAGAATAGTCACTGGTCAGTTTGCCTAGCGCATCAAAAAACAAAACAGCTGAACTGAGCATACGTGTGTCACTGACTACAGGCGGGCTATTGTAAGGCAGTGCGTACGGGTTGTAGTATCGAGAAGGGAAGTTATAGGAAGGAAATCCGTACGGATTGTAGAGAGAGTAAGGATTGCTATAACCATAGGGCGAATTTGAGCGATTATACCCCGAAGAAGGATCATACGCTTCCCCGAGAAAACTAAACCCGTTGGGAGTCTCATCGATTTTTAAGACCGAAAGACTAGCCCGGAACTCTGGATTTTTTCCAGCTCTCCTGCGCTCTTCAGCTTTGGCCTTTATTTTCGCTACCCGTTTGGGTTTAAGGTATTCCAGGAAATGACTGAGTTGAGCAAAATCATAATAGTTTACAACCTGCTCCTTGAATGGATCGACCACCACTGAGAAAACACCAGCTGCCTGCTTTCCTGAATTGTAAGTCCAGACCCCGATGATGATCATTTCATCGTGTATGAGTGAACTGGTGATAGCTTCGATAATGGTTTTGCCTTCCTCTACAGGAATCATATCATCGACTAACAACACACCCGTCTCATCAAATGTTTTGACTATCAGTTTTCTCTCTTTAGCCGAGTATCTTCCAGCCATCAGTAGCGCATTGAAAGTATCGTTACTGTTAACCCGAACGTCCATTAATTCTACATTCGATTCACTAATTCCCGGAACAATCTTCAGTACCTCGCTTGAGATGTCGTACAGCAACAACGCAGGTTGCTTGCTGATATAACCACCGAAAATAGCCTTGCCTTTCATTACAGAAAAATGTGTGAAGTGAATATTCACTTCCGGCTTGATCGTATGCTGTTTGATAGTTTGATCGGCCAGTACTTCCGTAAGGTTGAGATTCTGTGCTGCATTTTCCGGCTCGTGAAAGAGTAGATAAACGTTCCCATCGCGGTAATCATGACCAAGAATATTCATCCGCTGGTTTACCGTTATTTTGGAATTAAACTTTTCCTGCAACGCACTGTCGAGCAAAATGACCTCCCATGTTTTTTTTCCATCCTCATACTTTTCAGTGTCACGCACAAGAGCAATTCCCTTTTCGCCCATCGGGATGAGGATGAATTCGTGATCACTCCCTTTATGCTCGTGTTCATAGCGGGCGGGCTGTGACAACTGGGCAAACAGATCGATGCAGGCGAAAAGAGTGATAAAGAGTGGTAGTTTGCGAATCGCAACCCCGGAGAGATGAGTAAACATAGCTAGGTCACAGCCACAGTTTTTTTTCATGCTTCACTCATGGTCATCACCAGGTCG
Proteins encoded in this window:
- a CDS encoding glyoxalase; protein product: MRQKLNLITLGVNDFKRSVAFFESLGWKKSAASMDELALFPLGGITLSLHPRQDLADDATVKNTPTGFSGITLSFNAKSEKEVDEVLAEAKKNGATIIKSAQKVYWGGYSGYFKDLDGHLFEVAHNPLWKMDENDNLIL